In one window of Amblyomma americanum isolate KBUSLIRL-KWMA chromosome 9, ASM5285725v1, whole genome shotgun sequence DNA:
- the LOC144104725 gene encoding LYR motif containing protein 1-like: MFSATMFRRDVLRLYKQLLRTGRTWAAETPEKTQEEQFYIISETKDIFRRNKHIQDNEAIKECLREGQSRLDLALHYHNPYPRPVNLAPSALSPSHAKHLKVQQKLWKASRPIYIRSIDTESSPPDKK, translated from the exons atgttttcggCTACCATGTTTCGCCGCGATGTGCTGCGGCTTTACAAACAGCTGCTTCGGACTGGAAGAACTTGGGCTGCGGAAACTCCGGAGAAAACTCAGGAGGAACAGTTCTACATAATCTCCGAAACGAAGGATATCTTCAGACGAAATAAACAC ATACAAGACAATGAAGCTATTAAGGAGTGCTTGAGAGAAGGACAGTCAAGGTTGGACTTGG CACTGCACTACCACAACCCATACCCAAGGCCTGTGAACCTGGCACCAAGTGCGTTGAGCCCGAGCCACGCGAAACACCTCAAGGTCCAACAGAAACTATGGAAGGCCTCGAGACCAATATACATTCGCTCCATCGACACAGAGAGCAGTCCACCAGACAAGAAGTAG